TAGTATCTGAACGTCTAACCAGTGTACTCAGTAACATTTATGATCTGACTTTCAATCATTCTGAAATTGCATTTATCACGATGCATTTAAGAGGTGCCCGACGTCGTCATGAATCAACTTATGATAATAGCGAAATTCATGAACAACATGTTAATGCCCTCATTGATTACGTTGAGAATCAAGGCTTTGAGTTTAAAGATACGGAAGCTTTATTCAAAGGACTTAACCTACATTTAGAGCCTGCCATCAATCGTTTGGAAGCCAATATCGAAACATACAATCCGCTGACTGAAATGATAGAAACGTATGACAAAGATTTATTTAAAGCCGTTTCTACAGGATTAAAGATTGTATTCAGTGAATATCATTTTCCGAAAAGTGAAGTCGCGTATATCGCACTACACTTCGGTGGCATGTTAAAGGAAAAACATCGACGTTCATTGCACGTATTAGTCGTTTGTAGCAGTGGGATTGGAACGAGTCGTATACTTTCAAATCGTTTGAAACAACATTTTTCTGAAATTACTCAGACAACTGAAGTTTCAGTCAGTCATTTAAAATCAATCGACCTTTCAAATTATGATGGCATGATTTCTACTGTAGCTGTTGATACTAAATATCCTCATATTACAGTCAACCCACTATTACCTGAATCAGATGCCGAAAATGTAAAATACTTTTTAAATTTACAACCAGGCATTGTTAATGAACGGTACAACACAGTAAGTGAGCAACCACTCTCTTATAAAGACTATGATCATACCGTTTCGTTTATCGAAGACAGTTTATCTTTAATTCAAAATATGGTGATTGAAGAGAAAAAAGTAACACAATTAGAACGTTATTTAGCTCAAACTTTATCCAAGCATCAAGTGATTGAAGATGAAGGACCATTTATCGAAAGGCTTAATCAGCGTATAGCATTACAAGGGTTCGCGTTAACTGACTACCCTATTGCGATACCTCACCTTTCAGATGAATTAATTAAAAAACCTCAACTTATCATCACACAATTAACTAAACCGTTAACGCTTAAGACGGTAGATCAACAAGCGCAACAAGTGAATTGGCTCGTTTCTATGTTCATACCTAAAAACTCTGAACAAGGTCAACTTATGAGCGAAGTATCATCTTTAATTACTGAACATTTAGATGATATAGATCAGTTGTTAAATGACCGTGTATTAATTGAAAATACACTCAAATCATTTTTCTTAAATAAACTAAAACAAAAATTAATGAAAACGGAGTGAATTAAAATGACAAAATTATTTAACCCAGAAAATATCTTAATGAACGTATCTGTCCAATCACAAGAAGAAGCAATTGAAAAAGCAGGAAGCGCATTAGTTGAAGATGGTGCAGTCACTGAAAAATATATTACAGCGATGAAAGAACGCGAACAAATCGTTACAACATTTATGGGTAACTTTTTAGCTATTCCACACGGTACAGATGAAGCTAAGACAGAAGTACTTAAATCAGGTCTTGTATTACTTCATATCCCAGACGGTGTAGATTGGGATGGTAATGAAACTAAAGTCGTTGTAGGTATCGCTGGTAAAGACGGTGAACATTTAGATATCCTTTCACAAATTGCAATTGTATTTAGTGAAGAAGAAAATGTTGAACGTGTTATTAATGCATCGTCTAAAGAAGAAATACTTGCTATCTTTGA
The Mammaliicoccus sp. Dog046 genome window above contains:
- a CDS encoding BglG family transcription antiterminator, with the translated sequence MMISNREKSVLKLLSERLHSFLTIHDIAQTLGISSRTVHREMKGVEQTLNDFHLTLSRVPKLGLRIEGSPEDIDAFVQSLNEQHTIDLSDEERKVIILYNLIQSRDPVKLYSLANEIGSSTHTLNKIIEQLEDDLVTYELSIERKRGEGLILEGDEANKRQLLAKIMLEKLDSDSVYSVVEDHFVYHTLNEKHLQGIVDIDRLFNVERLLMDELGTLPYTLTEASYLTLTIHIVLAIERIKQDGHVEIEPDILNELMPTDEFLVSERLTSVLSNIYDLTFNHSEIAFITMHLRGARRRHESTYDNSEIHEQHVNALIDYVENQGFEFKDTEALFKGLNLHLEPAINRLEANIETYNPLTEMIETYDKDLFKAVSTGLKIVFSEYHFPKSEVAYIALHFGGMLKEKHRRSLHVLVVCSSGIGTSRILSNRLKQHFSEITQTTEVSVSHLKSIDLSNYDGMISTVAVDTKYPHITVNPLLPESDAENVKYFLNLQPGIVNERYNTVSEQPLSYKDYDHTVSFIEDSLSLIQNMVIEEKKVTQLERYLAQTLSKHQVIEDEGPFIERLNQRIALQGFALTDYPIAIPHLSDELIKKPQLIITQLTKPLTLKTVDQQAQQVNWLVSMFIPKNSEQGQLMSEVSSLITEHLDDIDQLLNDRVLIENTLKSFFLNKLKQKLMKTE
- a CDS encoding PTS sugar transporter subunit IIA; translated protein: MTKLFNPENILMNVSVQSQEEAIEKAGSALVEDGAVTEKYITAMKEREQIVTTFMGNFLAIPHGTDEAKTEVLKSGLVLLHIPDGVDWDGNETKVVVGIAGKDGEHLDILSQIAIVFSEEENVERVINASSKEEILAIFEEVEL